One Salvia splendens isolate huo1 chromosome 12, SspV2, whole genome shotgun sequence genomic window carries:
- the LOC121757715 gene encoding pentatricopeptide repeat-containing protein At4g02750-like, with protein MPLSADLISFDHALKLFNDLPNPNLISHNTLIKCSIGKSHKIAAVAYNRMRESGILANRFTFTFLLSCFASFQKLRCGETVHGHVLKIGYSCSVFVMNNLLDFYSKCAADLGEVVKVFDEMSERDAVSWNTMIRAYMSCGKVACAMRLFEAMPGKNLVSWNIVVSGLVKGGRMELADEVFQRMPERNSVSWNTMISACKLHGNKDLLEFLNREILEQEPNNANYLKLITDLSSSAGQWQEASIFRVAAREQGRMVTGCSSIHVGESVHEFVAKDTSHPQRKEVYKALRSLNRQMKPLFGVNVDSTVSG; from the coding sequence ATGCCACTTTCCGCGGACTTGATCTCGTTCGATCACGCTCTCAAACTGTTCAATGATTTGCCGAATCCAAATCTCATCTCTCACAATACATTGATCAAGTGCTCGATCGGAAAGTCCCACAAAATCGCAGCCGTCGCTTATAACAGAATGCGAGAGTCGGGCATTTTGGCAAACAGGTTCACTTTCACATTTCTGCTTAGTTGCTTCGCGTCGTTTCAGAAGCTACGATGCGGCGAGACGGTGCACGGTCATGTTTTGAAGATCGGATATTCGTGTAGCGTGTTTGTGATGAACAATCTCCTGGATTTCTACAGTAAGTGCGCGGCGGATTTGGGTGAAGTCGTGAAGGTGTTCGATGAAATGTCTGAGAGAGATGCTGTCTCGTGGAACACGATGATCAGGGCGTACATGAGCTGCGGGAAGGTAGCTTGCGCGATGAGGCTGTTCGAGGCGATGCCGGGGAAGAACTTGGTGTCGTGGAACATTGTTGTTTCGGGGCTCGTGAAGGGAGGCAGGATGGAGCTGGCTGATGAGGTTTTCCAGCGAATGCCCGAGAGGAATAGCGTGTCTTGGAACACGATGATCTCGGCTTGTAAACTCCATGGGAATAAGGATTTGTTGGAGTTTTTGAACAGAGAGATTTTGGAACAAGAACCTAATAATGCCAATTATTTGAAGCTGATCACAGACTTGAGCTCTTCTGCTGGGCAGTGGCAGGAGGCCTCGATTTTTCGAGTGGCTGCTCGAGAACAGGGGCGGATGGTTACCGGTTGCAGCTCGATTCATGTGGGAGAAAGTGTTCATGAATTTGTTGCTAAAGATACCAGCCATCCACAGAGAAAGGAGGTTTATAAAGCTTTGAGgagtttaaatagacaaatgaAGCCTCTATTTGGTGTCAATGTAGATTCAACTGTGTCAGGTTAA
- the LOC121758530 gene encoding pentatricopeptide repeat-containing protein At3g21470-like encodes MMILFIISFSLLFTLHFNFQLYILVFNNFAQRRKPTLLSMRQNAGWFESIKNCINHRKPKAAILTYIRMRRCCGGIVIPAAPLVLKACASLSLLNFGKVVHSEIIKSGIESNVMVGTSLIDVYGKCRNIASARQLFDEMPDRNLISWNTMIGGYMWNGYTGAASALFAMMTERTSVTWNTMITGYARNGDMATARLVFDAVPEGLKTVVTWTSMVSVYASNGNMEAAREVFEKMGARNFYVWSVMIKGYFKRGDAVKARELFDGMSLRNLVIWNSLISGFAQNGMFSEVMDAFMRMQEDGFEPNEVTVVSVLSACAQAGMLDVGREIHERLLNSRIVLNEFVVNSLVDMYAKCGDLGTARLIFEEALEKSSTTWNSLITGLAVHGRCREVIELFTRMEESSMRPDEITFLSVLSGCSHGGLVKEGLESFSKMERYGVKRSVKHYGCLVDLLGRAGRLEDALNLVKGMPVEPSDTILGSLLGACRTHSDTYMTAKVLEFINEHSHHYRLLSNIYAASERWEMAERMRVAFSATECEKITGYSVLAA; translated from the coding sequence AtgatgattttatttattattagttttaGCCTATTATTTACTTTACATTTCAACTTTCaactttatattttagttttcaACAACTTTGCGCAAAGACGAAAGCCAACACTGCTCTCGATGAGGCAAAACGCCGGTTGGTTTGAGTCCATCAAAAACTGCATCAACCACAGAAAACCTAAAGCCGCAATCTTGACGTACATCCGAATGCGCCGCTGCTGCGGAGGCATTGTGATCCCAGCCGCCCCTTTAGTCCTCAAAGCCTGCGCTTCACTTTCTCTGCTTAATTTCGGGAAAGTTGTGCATTCTGAAATCATCAAGTCGGGAATCGAAAGCAATGTGATGGTGGGGACATCGTTGATCGACGTATACGGTAAATGTCGCAACATAGCAAGTGCACGCCAACTGTTCGACGAAATGCCTGATAGAAATTTAATCTCCTGGAATACGATGATTGGAGGGTACATGTGGAATGGATACACGGGAGCTGCGTCGGCCTTGTTTGCGATGATGACGGAGAGGACGTCGGTCACTTGGAACACCATGATCACTGGGTACGCTAGAAATGGGGATATGGCTACGGCTAGGTTAGTTTTTGATGCTGTGCCCGAGGGTTTGAAGACTGTGGTGACATGGACTTCGATGGTCAGCGTGTACGCCAGCAATGGGAATATGGAGGCGGCGAGGGAGGTGTTCGAGAAGATGGGAGCGAGGAATTTCTACGTGTGGTCGGTTATGATAAAAGGTTACTTCAAGAGAGGTGATGCGGTGAAGGCAAGAGAGCTTTTTGATGGGATGAGTTTGAGGAATTTGGTGATCTGGAATTCGTTGATTTCTGGATTTGCACAGAATGGGATGTTTAGTGAAGTGATGGATGCTTTTATGAGGATGCAAGAAGATGGTTTTGAACCAAACGAGGTCACGGTTGTAAGTGTTCTTTCAGCTTGTGCTCAAGCAGGGATGTTGGATGTTGGCAGAGAGATTCATGAGAGGCTTCTTAACAGCAGGATTGTGTTAAACGAGTTCGTTGTTAACTCATTGGTCGACATGTATGCAAAATGTGGAGATCTAGGAACCGCTAGGCTGATCTTTGAGGAGGCGTTGGAAAAGAGCTCTACAACTTGGAATAGTTTGATAACTGGATTGGCCGTTCATGGCCGATGCAGGGAGGTCATCGAGCTCTTTACCAGAATGGAGGAGTCGAGCATGAGACCCGATGAGATCACATTCCTCTCTGTTCTTTCTGGGTGCTCGCATGGAGGTTTAGTCAAAGAGGGGTTGGAGTCATTCTCGAAGATGGAGAGATACGGAGTGAAGCGTAGTGTGAAGCATTATGGGTGTCTCGTTGATCTTCTGGGACGAGCAGGGAGGCTTGAGGATGCGTTAAATCTAGTGAAGGGGATGCCCGTGGAGCCAAGTGACACGATCCTTGGGTCGCTGCTGGGGGCATGTAGAACCCACTCTGATACCTATATGACAGCAAAGGTGTTGGAGTTCATAAATGAGCATTCTCATCACTATAGGCTTCTGTCGAATATCTATGCAGCTTCTGAAAGATGGGAGATGGCTGAGAGAATGCGTGTCGCCTTTTCAGCTACAGAGTGCGAGAAAATAACCGGATACAGTGTGCTCGCGGCTTAA